Proteins encoded in a region of the Mycolicibacterium duvalii genome:
- a CDS encoding TetR/AcrR family transcriptional regulator, protein MRSRGWAGSTPASDEEAIARILDAVDAVVTERGSAIRLADVARRLGVTRQTVYRYFPNADALLIASAMRAVDGFIDQVVEHVKDVHDPVTAVVECVSYAVQTLSGDPQLEGLLQGPHGGEPITSLTSDTAKTFCLSFFPRLNVDWTLHGFDALRLEELAEMTLRTVQSLLTDPGQPARDHASLRRFVARWLGPAILYPRLAALSTDL, encoded by the coding sequence GTGCGTAGTCGCGGGTGGGCGGGTTCGACGCCGGCCTCGGACGAGGAGGCGATCGCCCGAATTCTCGATGCGGTCGACGCGGTGGTGACTGAACGCGGATCCGCGATACGCCTTGCCGACGTCGCCCGCCGGCTCGGGGTCACCCGTCAAACGGTGTATCGCTATTTCCCCAATGCGGACGCCTTGCTCATCGCCAGCGCGATGCGTGCAGTGGACGGCTTCATCGACCAGGTGGTCGAGCACGTCAAAGATGTCCACGATCCGGTCACCGCCGTCGTGGAATGCGTGTCGTACGCCGTCCAGACCCTCTCCGGCGACCCTCAATTGGAGGGCCTGTTGCAGGGGCCGCACGGTGGCGAACCCATCACGTCGTTGACCTCCGACACCGCGAAGACCTTCTGTCTGTCGTTCTTCCCCCGTTTAAATGTGGACTGGACGCTTCACGGCTTCGACGCCCTCAGGCTCGAAGAGCTCGCGGAAATGACCTTACGTACAGTGCAGTCCTTGCTGACCGACCCCGGCCAGCCGGCACGCGACCATGCGTCCCTACGCCGCTTCGTTGCTCGATGGTTGGGACCGGCGATTCTCTATCCGCGACTGGCGGCGCTGTCGACCGACCTCTGA
- a CDS encoding cytochrome P450, with the protein MSAISTAPSVFDAGLPTFDYGLTATPHDILENVREAQSCAPIAIGPFGPEILSYELSREILRDNRFRLPPGITLAAQGITSGPLFDKLANSLLGLDGAPHVRLRKLVSKAFTPRATARLQDTIHEVVNALVDRVADAGGCDVVTDLARPYPTPIMCALLGAPREDWHLFADWTEEVFKALNFQPDVNFDESAIMRAWGELDAYVDDMVAARRNDLTDDLLSELIRAESDGDRLNLDELRMLVAGFLMAGTDTTRNQLAASVQVLCEHPDQWTKLRDQPELAMQAVEESMRHSPAVSIVPRAATEDVEFGGYLFPAGTFVMVNTFAANRDPAIYDDADRFDISRRDVPPILTFGGGAHYCLGANLARRELAGALTVLTRRLSVPRRIGPAPWKSLLGMTGPTTLPIEFTAQPLVMSGA; encoded by the coding sequence ATGTCCGCCATCAGCACCGCTCCCAGCGTGTTCGACGCCGGTCTACCGACATTCGACTACGGCCTGACCGCCACGCCGCACGACATCCTCGAGAACGTCCGGGAAGCGCAATCCTGCGCCCCGATCGCCATCGGTCCCTTCGGCCCGGAGATCCTGTCCTACGAGCTGTCTCGCGAGATATTGCGCGACAACCGATTTCGTTTGCCCCCGGGCATCACCCTGGCTGCACAGGGCATCACGTCGGGTCCGCTGTTCGACAAGCTGGCCAACAGCCTCCTGGGCTTGGACGGCGCACCGCATGTTCGCTTGCGGAAGCTGGTCTCCAAGGCGTTCACACCGCGCGCGACAGCACGCCTGCAGGACACCATCCACGAAGTCGTGAACGCGTTGGTCGATCGGGTGGCGGATGCCGGAGGGTGTGACGTCGTGACCGACCTCGCCCGTCCCTACCCCACCCCGATCATGTGTGCGCTGCTCGGTGCACCGCGTGAAGATTGGCACCTGTTCGCAGACTGGACGGAAGAAGTCTTCAAGGCCCTCAACTTCCAGCCAGACGTCAATTTCGATGAGTCGGCGATCATGCGGGCGTGGGGCGAACTCGACGCATACGTCGACGACATGGTCGCCGCCCGCCGAAACGATCTGACCGACGACCTGCTCTCCGAGCTCATCCGCGCGGAAAGCGACGGCGACCGGCTCAATCTGGACGAGTTACGCATGCTGGTCGCCGGCTTTCTGATGGCCGGGACCGACACGACCCGAAACCAACTGGCCGCATCGGTGCAGGTGCTCTGTGAGCATCCGGACCAGTGGACGAAGCTGCGCGACCAACCTGAATTGGCGATGCAGGCGGTCGAGGAGAGCATGCGCCATTCCCCGGCAGTCAGTATCGTGCCGCGGGCCGCCACCGAGGATGTCGAGTTCGGTGGCTACCTGTTTCCTGCAGGGACCTTCGTGATGGTGAACACCTTCGCAGCCAACCGCGATCCGGCCATCTACGACGACGCTGACCGATTCGACATCAGCCGCAGGGACGTTCCCCCGATCCTGACCTTCGGCGGAGGTGCGCATTACTGCCTGGGCGCCAACCTCGCACGCCGCGAACTGGCCGGAGCATTGACGGTCCTCACCCGCCGTCTCTCGGTACCGCGTCGCATAGGTCCGGCTCCGTGGAAGTCGTTGCTGGGAATGACCGGACCGACGACACTTCCGATCGAGTTCACCGCGCAACCGTTGGTGATGTCGGGTGCGTAG
- a CDS encoding methylated-DNA--[protein]-cysteine S-methyltransferase — MDSPVGLLTLAGVDNRLAHLRMVDQTYEPDRAGWERDDTAFPEAVRQLEEYFRGDREQFDLELEMAGTAFQRRVWEALLTIPYGQTRSYGEIARQIGAPGASRAVGLANGHNPIGIIVPCHRVIGANGKMTGYGGGIERKELLLGLERSRVSAQPALFE, encoded by the coding sequence ATGGACAGCCCGGTCGGGCTGTTGACACTGGCCGGCGTGGACAACCGGTTGGCGCATCTGCGAATGGTCGACCAGACCTACGAACCGGACCGGGCCGGTTGGGAGCGTGACGACACCGCATTCCCCGAAGCGGTGCGCCAGCTCGAGGAGTACTTCCGCGGTGACCGGGAGCAGTTCGACCTGGAGCTGGAGATGGCCGGCACCGCGTTCCAGCGCCGCGTATGGGAGGCGCTGCTGACGATTCCGTACGGACAAACGCGGTCCTACGGAGAGATCGCCAGGCAGATCGGGGCGCCGGGAGCGTCGCGGGCCGTCGGATTGGCCAACGGGCACAACCCGATCGGCATCATCGTTCCGTGCCATCGCGTGATCGGCGCCAATGGGAAGATGACCGGCTACGGCGGCGGGATCGAGCGCAAGGAGTTGCTTCTGGGTCTGGAGCGATCCCGCGTGTCCGCGCAGCCCGCACTCTTCGAGTGA
- a CDS encoding DNA-3-methyladenine glycosylase 2 family protein: MYTDFDRCYRAVQAKDPRFDGWFVTAVLTTKIYCRPSCPVRAPFARNVRFYPTAAAAQRGGFRACKRCRPDASPGSPEWNVRGDAVARAMRLIADGTVDREGVSGLAVRVGYTVRQLERLMQAELGAAPLALARAQRAQMARVLIETTEMPFSDVAFAAGFASIRQFNDTVRAVSDVTPTALRLRARQRFGCDDTRGTGVLTLRLPVRTPFAYHGLFGHLGATAVPGVEEVRNGAYRRTLRLPHGGGIVSLTPRADHVHCRLVIDDFRDLAAAIARCRRVLDLDADPAAVIEALSADPAVATLVARAPGQRIPRTVDEHELALRVVLGQQVSTAAARTHAGRLAAAYGSPVRDPDGTLAYLFPAAEQLGDIDPRHLALPQARQRTVTALIRALTNGELVLDSGCDWDDARRALLALPGVGPWSAEMIAMRGLGDPDAFPATDLGVVAAARRLGLPTTPREVAEHSSRWRPWRSYATQHLWTALDHAVNHWPPKEGHDGKRAVSDNGQPGRAVDTGRRGQPVGASANGRPDLRTGPGRLGA; encoded by the coding sequence ATGTACACCGACTTCGACCGCTGTTACCGCGCCGTCCAGGCCAAGGACCCGCGGTTCGACGGCTGGTTCGTCACCGCCGTCCTCACCACCAAGATCTACTGTCGGCCCAGCTGCCCGGTGCGGGCGCCGTTCGCCCGGAACGTCCGCTTCTACCCCACCGCGGCGGCCGCGCAGCGAGGCGGTTTCCGGGCGTGTAAACGCTGCCGGCCCGACGCGTCACCCGGTTCTCCGGAATGGAACGTCCGCGGTGACGCGGTCGCGCGGGCGATGCGTCTGATCGCCGACGGCACCGTCGACCGAGAAGGAGTCAGCGGACTGGCAGTCCGCGTCGGCTACACGGTGCGCCAGCTCGAGCGGCTGATGCAGGCGGAGCTCGGTGCGGCGCCGCTGGCGCTGGCTCGGGCGCAGCGGGCCCAGATGGCGCGGGTGCTCATCGAAACCACCGAGATGCCTTTCAGCGACGTGGCTTTCGCTGCCGGTTTCGCAAGCATTCGGCAATTCAATGACACAGTTCGTGCCGTCAGTGACGTCACCCCGACCGCGTTGCGACTGCGCGCCCGGCAGCGCTTCGGCTGCGACGACACCCGCGGTACCGGCGTGCTCACGCTGCGACTGCCGGTGCGCACCCCGTTCGCCTACCACGGCCTGTTCGGACATCTGGGAGCGACCGCCGTACCCGGCGTCGAAGAGGTCCGAAACGGGGCGTACCGCCGCACACTGCGGCTGCCCCACGGCGGCGGCATCGTCAGCCTGACACCGAGGGCCGACCACGTCCACTGTCGACTCGTCATCGATGACTTCCGTGACCTCGCGGCGGCGATCGCGCGCTGTCGGCGAGTGCTCGACCTCGATGCCGATCCGGCGGCGGTCATCGAGGCCCTGAGCGCCGATCCCGCGGTCGCCACCCTCGTGGCACGAGCGCCGGGGCAACGCATTCCGCGCACCGTCGATGAACACGAACTGGCTTTGCGGGTGGTGCTGGGCCAACAGGTCTCCACCGCTGCGGCGCGCACCCACGCCGGCCGGCTGGCTGCGGCGTACGGCAGCCCGGTTCGCGACCCCGACGGCACACTGGCCTACCTGTTCCCCGCGGCCGAACAACTCGGCGACATCGACCCCCGGCACCTGGCGCTGCCGCAGGCTCGGCAGCGCACCGTGACAGCCCTGATCCGGGCCCTGACGAATGGCGAACTGGTACTCGACAGCGGCTGCGACTGGGACGACGCGCGTCGGGCGCTCTTGGCGCTGCCGGGGGTCGGTCCGTGGTCGGCGGAGATGATCGCGATGCGAGGCCTCGGAGATCCCGATGCCTTTCCCGCCACGGATCTGGGGGTCGTCGCGGCCGCGCGCCGGCTCGGATTGCCGACGACGCCCCGCGAGGTCGCTGAACACAGCAGTCGCTGGCGGCCGTGGCGGTCCTATGCGACGCAACACCTTTGGACGGCACTCGATCACGCCGTCAATCACTGGCCACCGAAGGAGGGGCATGATGGGAAACGTGCGGTATCGGACAATGGACAGCCCGGTCGGGCTGTTGACACTGGCCGGCGTGGACAACCGGTTGGCGCATCTGCGAATGGTCGACCAGACCTACGAACCGGACCGGGCCGGTTGGGAGCGTGA
- a CDS encoding TetR/AcrR family transcriptional regulator has translation MAERWTKERRTEHTRQVLLDAAEEVFARKGLTGAALEEIADTAGFTRGAIYSQFGAKETLFLAVVDRQRQRFLDGFAEVMMSFHRLDDVDIDELAERWRQLSSGTDRAALGYELTLFLLRNPDARERVAAQRRETIRALGEFISKNVARIGGSLTIEADTLAQIVLAANDGITLESHLDGEDLYRPYLQLVMSSVRTPQ, from the coding sequence GTGGCCGAACGATGGACCAAGGAGCGCCGGACCGAGCACACCCGCCAGGTCCTGCTCGACGCCGCCGAAGAGGTCTTCGCACGCAAAGGACTCACCGGCGCGGCGCTCGAAGAGATCGCCGACACGGCCGGGTTCACCCGCGGCGCCATCTACTCGCAGTTCGGGGCCAAGGAGACCCTGTTCCTGGCCGTGGTGGACCGTCAACGACAACGGTTCCTCGACGGTTTCGCCGAGGTGATGATGTCGTTTCACCGCCTCGATGACGTCGACATCGACGAGTTGGCCGAGCGCTGGCGTCAACTCAGCAGCGGCACCGACCGTGCCGCGCTCGGATACGAGCTGACCCTGTTTCTGCTCCGCAACCCCGACGCACGGGAACGCGTTGCGGCCCAGCGCCGCGAAACAATCCGTGCGCTAGGGGAATTCATCAGCAAGAACGTCGCCCGCATCGGGGGCAGCCTGACCATAGAAGCCGACACCCTCGCTCAGATCGTGTTGGCCGCCAATGACGGCATCACCCTGGAAAGTCATCTGGACGGCGAGGATCTCTACCGCCCGTATCTCCAGCTGGTCATGTCCAGCGTCCGCACCCCGCAGTAG
- a CDS encoding aromatic ring-hydroxylating oxygenase subunit alpha — MPATRPGDWLDPDSGLGMGLDDVEPGTFNSTIPTDRYTCPDYAARERDAIWMRTWQIAGRVEDLPKPGDWKKYDILDQSFLIVRGKDDVLRGFVNACRHRGNALCIAETGNAKRGFLCQYHLWSYDLEGRLKGLLRENLAGPIDKAENSLLAASVDTFAGFIFLNPDPEAVSLRDYLGADVVELLEPYNIEKFTTVMDVTEAIECNWKVVMDAFEEGYHINGIHPQLLQVLHINPKTARYRFFENHSVAMAPFEVTGAGAQEQVEGMLALPETFPGTVAVIPRFQELLAPYQDEDGKVTFPDDVTPRALLQQATREVLTGMGLDVSGLTDSQMVDNQGWVLFPNYFMTVRAGECHVIMSRPHPDGDPNRCIWHVASYMYVPEDFRDAVRAEPIVVDTPGSHKYFEALQQDYEQMPRQQKGLRNDRLDHMSLVKEEVVIAHFHSVVDRFMGDPVSR; from the coding sequence ATGCCAGCAACCCGCCCCGGAGATTGGCTCGACCCCGATTCCGGTCTGGGTATGGGCTTGGACGATGTCGAGCCCGGCACCTTCAACTCGACGATCCCCACCGACCGGTACACGTGTCCGGACTATGCGGCACGCGAACGGGACGCGATCTGGATGCGGACCTGGCAGATCGCGGGACGCGTCGAGGACCTGCCGAAGCCGGGGGACTGGAAGAAGTACGACATTCTGGACCAGTCGTTTCTGATCGTGCGCGGCAAAGACGACGTGCTGCGCGGCTTCGTCAACGCATGTCGGCACCGGGGTAACGCGTTGTGCATCGCCGAAACGGGCAACGCCAAGCGCGGATTCCTGTGCCAGTACCACCTCTGGTCCTATGACCTCGAAGGCCGGCTGAAGGGGTTGTTACGGGAAAACCTCGCCGGGCCGATCGACAAGGCCGAGAACTCGCTTCTCGCGGCTTCGGTGGACACCTTCGCCGGCTTCATCTTCCTCAACCCCGATCCCGAGGCGGTGTCGCTGCGCGACTACCTCGGCGCCGACGTCGTCGAGTTACTCGAGCCCTACAACATCGAGAAGTTCACGACCGTCATGGACGTCACCGAGGCGATCGAGTGCAATTGGAAAGTCGTGATGGACGCCTTCGAGGAGGGCTACCACATCAACGGCATCCACCCGCAGTTGCTGCAGGTGCTGCACATCAATCCGAAGACAGCCCGATACCGGTTCTTCGAGAACCACAGTGTCGCAATGGCTCCCTTCGAGGTGACGGGCGCCGGCGCGCAGGAGCAGGTGGAAGGAATGCTGGCTCTCCCGGAAACCTTCCCGGGGACTGTCGCGGTCATCCCGCGATTCCAGGAACTCCTTGCGCCCTATCAGGACGAGGACGGCAAGGTGACGTTCCCGGATGACGTCACCCCGCGCGCTCTACTGCAGCAGGCCACGCGCGAAGTGCTGACGGGTATGGGGCTCGACGTCAGCGGACTGACCGACAGCCAGATGGTCGACAACCAGGGCTGGGTGCTGTTCCCCAACTACTTCATGACCGTGCGCGCCGGCGAATGTCACGTCATCATGTCGCGGCCGCACCCCGACGGGGACCCCAACCGCTGCATCTGGCACGTGGCGAGCTACATGTATGTGCCCGAAGATTTCCGTGACGCGGTCCGGGCCGAACCGATCGTGGTGGATACCCCCGGAAGTCACAAGTACTTCGAAGCACTGCAGCAGGACTACGAGCAGATGCCCCGCCAGCAGAAAGGTCTGCGCAATGACCGCCTCGACCACATGTCGCTGGTCAAAGAGGAGGTTGTGATCGCCCACTTCCACTCCGTGGTGGACCGCTTCATGGGCGATCCGGTCAGCCGCTGA
- a CDS encoding SDR family NAD(P)-dependent oxidoreductase, with protein sequence MPFDDTTALVTGGAAGLGLAITEALAARGAKVAIFDIAGDLIDAQVERLRQDGLKVAGYVVDVSDRQEVESAVAQVRADLGPVLMLVNNAGIEQFGKFAEITDEQWDRVMAVNLRGPFICTQVVLPDMLEAQWGRIVNISSSSAQGGQSRMAAYVSSKAGVIGFTKSLALELGPKGITVNTIPPGMVVTPMLEKAIEEGRFTASLEHFASITPVRRAGRPEDIANATIFLCQDGSDYITGQILPVNGGRRT encoded by the coding sequence ATGCCGTTTGACGACACCACCGCCCTCGTCACCGGTGGTGCGGCGGGCCTCGGGTTGGCCATCACCGAGGCGCTGGCCGCGCGCGGTGCCAAAGTGGCGATATTCGACATCGCCGGCGACCTGATCGATGCCCAGGTCGAGCGGTTACGGCAGGACGGCCTCAAGGTGGCCGGCTACGTCGTCGACGTCTCGGACCGTCAGGAGGTCGAATCCGCTGTCGCACAGGTCCGGGCCGATCTCGGCCCGGTCCTGATGTTGGTCAACAACGCCGGGATCGAGCAGTTCGGTAAGTTCGCCGAGATCACCGACGAGCAGTGGGACCGCGTGATGGCGGTCAACCTGCGCGGTCCGTTCATCTGCACCCAGGTGGTGCTGCCCGACATGCTCGAGGCGCAGTGGGGACGCATCGTCAACATTTCGTCGTCGAGCGCCCAGGGCGGGCAGTCGCGGATGGCCGCCTATGTCAGCTCCAAGGCCGGCGTGATCGGGTTCACCAAGAGCCTGGCGCTGGAACTGGGGCCGAAGGGCATCACCGTCAACACGATTCCGCCCGGTATGGTGGTGACCCCGATGCTGGAGAAGGCGATCGAGGAGGGGCGCTTCACCGCCTCACTGGAGCACTTCGCCAGCATTACGCCGGTGCGCCGCGCGGGTCGCCCCGAAGACATTGCCAACGCGACGATCTTCCTGTGCCAGGACGGGTCCGACTACATCACCGGGCAGATCCTTCCCGTCAACGGCGGTCGCCGTACCTGA
- the glsA gene encoding glutaminase A, translating into MAELVQRYLDHILAEHTEVADGALADYIPELAAVDPEGFALSLTMADGYTYESGDAACEFTIQSISKPFTYALALDQIGCAAVDAAIGVEPSGEAFNEISVDSATKMPKNPMINAGAIAAVSLIPASSPDARFALIRDFYSDFVGRRLELDDEVYRSEKATGSRNRAIGYMLQSFGVLDDDPDEVLDVYYRQCSLRVTATDLATMGATLARGGVHPRLGRVTTATVIKRTLSVMVTCGMYDAAGDWVSAVGLPAKSGVGGGIVAVLPGQLGIGVYSPRLDRNGSSVRGVRVCRSLSEQLGLHFLTVRRDSLATLRNVYEPQERVRVYEVHGDLLFSGAEQVVRIVEGECDLFDVAVLDVSRVDDIDEAARSMLAALGTQLRASGRQGFLVDPDAAVIRADNDQGAGRFSGVDDALAAAREWTRDRSL; encoded by the coding sequence ATGGCCGAGCTGGTGCAGCGGTACTTGGACCACATCCTGGCCGAGCACACCGAGGTCGCGGACGGAGCCTTGGCCGACTACATTCCCGAGCTCGCCGCAGTGGACCCCGAGGGTTTCGCGCTCTCGTTGACCATGGCAGATGGCTACACCTACGAATCCGGCGACGCCGCCTGCGAATTCACCATTCAGTCGATTTCCAAGCCGTTCACCTACGCCTTGGCGCTCGACCAGATCGGTTGTGCAGCGGTGGATGCCGCGATCGGCGTCGAACCCTCCGGTGAGGCGTTCAACGAGATCAGCGTCGACAGTGCCACCAAGATGCCGAAGAATCCGATGATCAACGCGGGGGCGATCGCTGCGGTGTCGCTCATTCCGGCATCGTCACCCGACGCGCGTTTCGCTCTGATCCGGGACTTCTATTCGGATTTCGTCGGCCGTCGCCTCGAACTCGACGACGAGGTCTACCGGTCCGAGAAGGCGACCGGGAGCCGTAATCGCGCCATCGGATACATGTTGCAGAGCTTCGGGGTTCTCGACGACGACCCCGACGAGGTCCTCGACGTCTACTATCGGCAGTGCTCGCTGCGGGTGACGGCCACCGACCTGGCGACGATGGGTGCGACGCTGGCCCGCGGGGGCGTCCATCCCCGGCTCGGGCGGGTCACCACTGCCACCGTGATCAAGCGCACGCTGTCGGTGATGGTGACGTGCGGGATGTACGACGCCGCAGGCGACTGGGTCAGCGCGGTGGGGTTGCCGGCCAAGAGCGGCGTCGGTGGCGGGATCGTCGCGGTGCTGCCGGGCCAGCTCGGAATCGGCGTGTACTCACCGAGACTCGACCGCAACGGCAGCAGTGTGCGCGGAGTCCGGGTGTGTCGCAGCCTCTCCGAGCAACTCGGTCTGCATTTCCTCACGGTGCGCCGTGATTCGCTCGCGACTCTGCGCAACGTCTACGAACCGCAGGAGCGGGTCCGGGTGTACGAGGTACACGGCGATCTGCTGTTCAGCGGAGCCGAGCAGGTGGTTCGCATCGTCGAGGGGGAATGCGACCTGTTCGACGTCGCCGTCCTGGACGTATCGCGGGTCGACGACATCGACGAAGCCGCCCGTTCGATGCTGGCCGCGCTGGGCACACAACTGCGCGCGAGCGGCAGGCAGGGATTTCTCGTCGACCCGGACGCCGCGGTGATCCGCGCGGACAACGACCAGGGAGCCGGCCGGTTCTCCGGCGTCGACGACGCGCTTGCCGCAGCCCGGGAATGGACACGCGACCGCAGCCTCTGA
- a CDS encoding LysR family transcriptional regulator — protein sequence MDIDFTRLRYFVAVADELHFKRAADKLMITPPPLSKQIKLLEKEVGGALFERGYHEVRLSPLGERLIGPAREILGQVEDFKALALRGVQGLAPIRLSATAYAPSDLLSQLETALAGLPTPTEFSVPGSAAEVSAELIAGQAELGLIHLPASDKRLRHQVVASYQGAIAVRFDDPLAARDIVAIEELRDREVVIDVARPNPVVLAGLTRRLNRRGIHRIVRSTNQRGGEVEMATQVFNRHLVAVVSYAPESFIGRIFSPPEFKLIPIDETTWGPADIALAWAPERLGARLADVESVVQQIAECLGPVHRGA from the coding sequence ATGGACATCGACTTCACCAGGCTCCGGTATTTCGTCGCAGTCGCCGACGAACTGCACTTCAAACGCGCCGCCGACAAGTTGATGATCACCCCGCCGCCGTTGAGCAAGCAGATCAAGCTGCTCGAAAAGGAGGTCGGTGGAGCGCTGTTCGAACGCGGGTATCACGAGGTGCGCCTGAGCCCGCTCGGTGAACGGCTGATCGGGCCCGCCCGCGAGATCCTGGGCCAGGTCGAGGACTTCAAAGCATTGGCGCTGCGGGGTGTGCAGGGTCTGGCACCGATTCGGCTCAGCGCCACGGCCTATGCGCCGTCGGACCTGCTGAGCCAGTTGGAGACCGCGCTGGCCGGGCTGCCGACGCCGACGGAATTCAGCGTGCCCGGGTCCGCCGCCGAGGTTTCGGCCGAACTGATCGCCGGCCAGGCCGAACTTGGGCTGATCCACCTTCCGGCCTCGGACAAACGGCTGCGCCACCAGGTGGTCGCCAGCTACCAGGGCGCGATCGCGGTGCGCTTCGATGATCCGTTGGCTGCCAGAGACATCGTGGCGATCGAGGAGCTGCGTGATCGCGAGGTGGTCATCGACGTCGCCCGGCCCAACCCCGTGGTGCTGGCCGGACTCACCCGTCGCTTGAACCGCAGAGGGATCCACCGCATCGTGCGCAGCACCAACCAGCGGGGCGGAGAGGTCGAGATGGCCACCCAGGTGTTCAACCGCCATCTCGTGGCCGTGGTCAGCTACGCGCCCGAGTCGTTCATCGGCAGGATCTTCTCGCCTCCGGAGTTCAAACTGATCCCGATCGACGAGACCACCTGGGGCCCAGCCGATATTGCGCTGGCATGGGCACCCGAGCGCTTGGGCGCTCGCCTCGCCGACGTCGAATCGGTGGTGCAACAGATCGCCGAATGCCTCGGGCCGGTGCACCGGGGCGCCTGA